Proteins encoded by one window of Cannabis sativa cultivar Pink pepper isolate KNU-18-1 chromosome 4, ASM2916894v1, whole genome shotgun sequence:
- the LOC133037026 gene encoding secreted RxLR effector protein 161-like, with the protein MVVRSLDVEKDHFRPREEHEELLGPEVPYLSAIRALMYLANCTRPNIAFSVNLLARFSSAPTYRHWKGIKHILRYLQGTIDKGLFYSNNCGSQLIGYADAGYLSDPHKARSQIGYLFTCGDTVISWWSTKQTLVVTSSNHAEILAIHEASRECVWLRSMTQHIRGTCGLTSNKEVPTILYKDNAACIAQLKGGYIKGDRTKHISPKFFFTHNLQENGDIDVQQIRSSDNLADLFTK; encoded by the coding sequence ATGGTAGTTAGGTCACTTGATGTAGAAAAAGATCATTTTCGACCTAGAGAAGAACATGAAGAGCTCCTTGGTCCAGAAGTACCATATCTTAGTGCAATAAGAGCATTGATGTATCTTGCTAATTGTACAAGACCTAATATAGCTTTCTCTGTCAATTTATTAGCAAGATTTAGTTCTGCTCCAACATATAGACATTGGAAAGGGATTAAGCACATACTCCGCTATCTCCAGGGTACTATTGATAAAGGATTATTCTATTCTAATAATTGTGGGTCACAACTTATTGGCTACGCAGATGcaggatatttatctgatccacaTAAAGCCAGATCTCAAATTGGCTATTTGTTCACTTGCGGTGACACTGTTATATCCTGGTGGTCAACAAAGCAAACTCTGGTGGTCACTTCCTCAAATCATGCTGAGATACTTGCAATTCACGAGGCAAGTCGAGAATGTGTTTGGTTAAGATCAATGACACAACATATTCGAGGAACATGTGGATTAACATCTAATAAAGAAGTACCAACAATTCTCTATAAAGATAatgctgcttgcatcgctcaacttaaAGGAGGGTACATTAAAGGAGACAGAACTAAACATATTTCACCAAAATTCTTCTTTACACACAATCTTCAAGAAAATGGTGATATCGATGTTCAACAAATTCGATCAAGTGATAATCTTGCAGACTTATTCACGAa